The segment ACCTTAATGTTACATTAAGTGTTCTTGTAAATATCAGTTTATACTGGTAATTTTACTCTACGTAACAAGTCCCAGGAATGCAATGGCTAGATATAAGGTTagctgtaattttaattttaatagatattataaaatttcattcaaaAAAGGGAATAAAACACAGGAATGTAGTTATTgttcatcttttcttctttactcataataatatatcttaattttattccttttggtaAATTAATTACATGTCATCCaattgcattaatttttttagcaACATATTAGAAATGTAGCTTTGGCTTTCCAGTTTGCATTGTTTTGGCATTTATCCCAAGGCTACTTATTAGAATTAAAAAGTAAGGGGCAAAAAtgcttgaaaaatataaatatcacctAAATATTTTTTACAGCCTAACAAGTGCTCTATCATTCTTTTAAGATGTAAAAAGTTGCATAATTAAATTAGTTTATCTACTTATTAAGGTTGAATccagaaaaattatgaaatttcTCTCTAATCCTTTTTACATTTGTATCAATTTCCACATTTCCACAATTTCTACAGTTATACCAGCTATTCAAGGGACACATCTTCAAGTGGGGAGCTAAGTTGGTATTCTGTTCTGCCAGGCATAATCAACATCAGCTCTAGGCAAGTTGCCAGAGAATCAGATAATTAAGCTTGAAAAAACATAAGATAATATCTTGCTTATTCCCTTTCTTTCAAAGGTTAAATAAGTGAAGTTAAGGGAGTCTGAATAATTATTTGCCCAATATTCAAAAGTTGTTTTAGTTGAAGGTGCCTTACAGTGGTTTGTAATAAGGTGTTAATTGTGATAGAATCCACACAAATATAGGTTTCACACTTCCTTGATTAGAAGATGCCTTTCTGTTTGTAACATCTTTATATATGTCTTATAATCAGTGACAATTTATTGATCCTTGCTTTTAACAGGACCATATTTCAACTCAGCCGAATTTGAATACAGAAACAGGGTTATGATCATGGAGCTACTTTTAGGAAATTATTATCTAATAATTACCTTAAAATTTTAACCATCACccataaaataatacaattgCATTATCATCTTCAGGTAATATCAGTTTTGGTATTCAATATATATCCCATGACTAGTATAGATCAGCGTTTCTCATACTAAATATCATATagacattttcttaaatattctctTGAATACACTAAGTTCACTTGAGGcataattttacttaaatatgTTAACATCAAACTAATTATACAACCCCATATGCTTATAGCTCTTATGTaaacacaaaccaaaaaaaaaaaagaaatcaaatgaaaatacaacaggCAAAATATCCAAATTTCCCAACTTAATTTAATACAACAGATGATGTTGCTTTGCTGAAATCAAATCCTATCTCAAACATGAATTTGTTTATGAGTGTTTGTGTGTCAACACTGATCTCCACATGCCTGAAGTTTACAATGACTATGAGTGCACTATGGTGATGCTGTTCCTCTACCACTTTTTCCAATTTAACTATGTAGCACCTTCATTTATGCAGCATGCCATCATATCACTTGGCATTAACTTAGAGTGAACAATCGtgtgttaaatttttattattcaaaaataataaaagcagtaGTGTTGGGCACCAATGTGATAATAAACATGAATGTAAACCAAAGTGATAAATAGTGGCAACACTAAGTTCCAAATTATCCAGTtgtatggttatacagatgataAAAATATGCTTAAGATTATTAcagtaatgaaaaggaaaattttgaaTCCCAAAATATACTCAGTGATGACTATGAATACGTCCCAGACACATATGAAAAGTGGTGGAATACATATTTGCTTTGTATGTTATTTCAGGATGACATAAGATGAAAAACTTGGTTCACAAAAGCCCAGGTAAGCctgaattgctggaacccagaagTCAATCTAATTTGTGGATTTTTCAGTTGAGTGATGGGAAGTTATTCAGACATAGTAAAAGCATCCAAAGATTTTTATGACACGAAGTAGCGAGTCCAGTGGAAAGGCATGTGGAGGTAGTAACATATAGTGTTAAACATCAGTAGGTAAACTCAGGAAAGATTTACCTACACCTGGAAGAGCTGGACTGAATGAATCTGGAAAGGGATTTAGAACTCAGAGGTCTAGCCCCTGGTGCAGGAAAGGAGCAAGACCTTGGTTTCACATGTCAAGGTGGCAACACTGTCCTGAAATTTTGTGTGAGCCAGAAGCAGATGAGGAACAACGCTGAGCAGAAACCTATTATCCAAATTTGAGTTAAGCAAAGCAAGACAAGTGGGATAAATCAGTATAAGAGCAAAACTTAAAGAATCTTGGTTTGAATTGCAGTTGTAAATGGCGAATTGAAGGGGCAATTGCAGTTGCAAAAAGGGCAAAATTGAAGTGAAGTTGTAGCAAAAATGAACTGCAAGTTTTTAGACTAATGACActtctttatttacatttttaattataagtTGTTCGGCTAGAACATTGCCAACTGAACACAAATAATCTGTAATTattccataaaatatttgaaatattttctaaacaaGAAGTGATTCTGCATATTTATAATAAGCAGGTATATATTTAACCTCATACATTAAACCTATTGTCCAAATTactgagatatttttattttttaaattagggtGACTCGGTTCCCCAGAAACATTTCATTCCAAAATCTTTACCAGTAGtcttgcaaaataaaaattgatttaaataatAGGAATAATAGGAAGGATATAACAAGTGCTTGCAACACAATGGCAAATTTAAAGATACactgatacatacatatatgcaaacTTTGCCACTAGAAGCACAGTGTGACATTCCACGTAGACTATATTCTGCTCCATGGGATGAGTCATATATCAGTGTTTCCCATTTCCTGAACTGGATATTGAGCTTTATCCTGTAgatgaaaattttagaatttcattagacgtattttgatagaaaaataTTGCAAAAAACCTCCAAAATtacattattataaattaaaaaaaaataacctacATCATCTGGTCCTTTCACACATGGTGCTTCTTCTACTTCCCTACAAGCTTCCTTGGTATAGCTTATTAATACTAACAATGTTATCTCCTTTCTAGTAACTAACTTTGGAAAGTTTACAAACCTTCCAAAGACATACTAGAAATCATACAGGTTATTAGTTCTTTCCAAAGTTGACGTGTCCAGAGAATGCCtgcattttcaaaatgtaaacatgaaacaatatttttatgataGCTGGAAATGGATTTAATTTCCATGCAATATTTAGTGTAGATCAATTATATGTTTTTCCTCTGATAGAACTGTGTTCATACTGAATTCTAACAAATTATTGGGTGATCTGTTCCACAGAGTACAGAAGTTTTGCAAATTCTCGCTTTCTCCCGAGACTTGCAGACTCCCCCAAGTGGATATCTGAAAAATTTAGCCAAGTGCCTCTAAACAACTCTGACACTTCATAATGAGCTTTGATCAAACCATaccaacttttttttcccctttgtttgaACTGAAGCATAATACAGGAAGAATGACTATGTAAATGTGGTAACTTCCCCTTTCTACCATCTATGAGTTATAATTTACTCACACTACTATtgactctctttcttctctctttcaaaAAGTGAAATCAAACTGTCGGATTTATTTAAGGAGCTTATTATGGATTGCAGGGCCACTGCTACATAAAATCCTACATATGAGACACACAGTGGAATGTATTGCAATCTCGATTCCCAAATAAACAAGTTTCCCAAATAAACACAGTTTATATCAAAGTGCAGTTTGTTCTGACACAGGGGCATCAGAATGTCTGGAATCTGCTTTAACCAATTAAGCCtttcaaagcaaaggaaaaataaagccttCAGTAAATCCATTGAAGGTACCATCTCCCAGCCTCCCACTGCCTGTTATCGATCTTTTTAAGTGCCGACTGATGAATCGTATATATATCTGATGGGATGCTCTCACTCCACCACCTCAGAGGGGCTAAACTTACACAAAGAGAGAATCAACTGGGTGGGAGGCAGGGTGGGAGGGCACAGCCGGGCTGATGGCCGCCTTGGACCCTTGAAAACCAACCAGAAAGTCTGTCTCCAGGGAATGCTGCAGACCCGGTTCCCTACTTTCCGTGACAAACCCATTAGTTCGTgtgcagatttttccattcaGGTCGCTTCTAGGGCGAACGCTTTTGTTCGCTACCACTCTGTAGTGCGAGAGGAACTAGAGAGGCATGTAAAGCAAGCTTGAGGCAGCAGCGCCTTTGCCGCAAAGCATCCCTTTCCCCTCAGCTTTAGCAGTTTAGGAAGAACTGAGGTTCTCAGGGGAGGTGGGGTGAGAGGATTGCCAGGAGGAGGGACATATAAATCAGGAGTCCCTGCTTTTACCCTCTACTCACTTGTACTCGCATCGCCACAACTACCCTCCCCCGAAACTATCATCAACACAAGCACTTACGGTATCTACAAATGTGTGGgagcaggggtgggtggggggcatATTTTCTTTCCTCGCCTTTCCCTAAGACTGAACAGGGTATCAGCCTCCATACCAAACACacattaaataacaaaatcaaataaGCCAAACCCAGTGGATAGCAATTATCTTGAGAAAGAAGCCGCTGCTGGCACCGGCCTGGATTCGCTGCAGTCGGAAGCGGGTGGCTTTCGGTattgaattattaatttatttatccccctcgcccccacccccacgccgACTGCCAGGGAAGAAATCGCGGCCTCTTCGCTTCCTCTCCGCCCCCACCTTCCAGGAGTCTCCCACTTGGCGGTGGCCGTCGCGTCCCCGGCCCTCTGCGGCAGCGGCGCCGCGCGGGGCGCTCCCACTCGCGCTCGGGCTGGCGCGGCCGCGGGTCCCGGCGGCGGGGTGGGCGGGGGAGGCAGCGGGTGACAGATGTACTCCTCTGACAGCTCTCAGTATCAGCCCAGTGGCTCCCTGCCATTGGCTCAGTGCAATGGACCGGCAACGCCGCTCACTATAATAACACTCATGCCTGCCAGCAGCAGCAACTCCGAGTGCAGGCGCCGAGCGCGGGGgatgctgccgccgccgccgcttctGCTGCCGCGCGGGCGGCTCCCGCAGCCCCGCTCCGCCCGGCCACCGCGCGGGCACTGACTCCCGCTCGGTTCCGTTTCGCCGGCCCGGCCCCCTCCTAGGCTGGAATCCTCCCGCGGGGCTCGTCGTCCCGACGCGAATCTGAGGAGAAACAGAGGAGCGAGAGACTGAGGGGAGAGCGCGGCGAGCATGCGGAGGCGGGGGAGCCTCGGCGCTCACCACAGAGGGGTGCAGTGAGCCAGTCTCCAGAGGACGTGCCAGGGGTGGCTGCGTGCCCTCGTGGCGGGTCCCCAGCCCACCGTCGCCGGCCCCGGCGCGCTGCGGCTGTGGGCGCGGGGTGCGTGGAAGCGGCGGCTGCGGCGGAGGAGGCGGCGGCTGCCCCATGGAGTGTTACTACATTGTCATCAGCTCCACGCATCTCAGCAACGGACACTTTCGCAACATCAAGGGAGTTTTCCGGGGCCCTCTCAGCAAGAACGGGAACAAAACTCTGGTAATCGCTtctgttttcctctctctctctctcatatttaAGAGGGCATTTGGAAGATTGAGTTTTTGGAGGTTTTGAGATTCAATTTGGTTTataatttactctttttttatcTGGTGGGCGTGGGGTGAGAATTGGGTGTAGAAAAAGGAAGGGGTCTTAGGGAAGCTGTGATCCATGGCTTTGGTTGACACTTCCACAATGCTCTGGACTATCTCACCTCACTCCATTAAGCTGAAGATTACCACAGTCTCTCCTTATTTGAAGCAAATGTGTCAACAGGACCtgtttaaagagaaaagaaaagaactctaACCCCAAGTTACCCCATAACCTCTTTTGTTTGGCTTAGGAGGCTGAAGGTGAATGAGGATGTGGCTGTCTCTGATGGAGGCAGGGAACCATGTGGCTGGTCACAAGGAGGAAGCGGCGGGATTGAGTGATGGTCTCAGAAAGAGTTTGTATTCCAGCTCTTTCCTGAAGGACTGATAGCAAACTTCTCCAGTGAGAAGTTGTCAGTGCTAAGCTTAAGAGAGTGACTCTAGAACCTTATGCTGTCCACTTTCAGCTATTCACTGTAAAGTGGTGGTGGATATGTGTGAAACACTATCACTATGTCACCATTAGAGCCACTAGGGAAAACGTGAGGCAGATAGAACCCATGCAGTTGCTGGAAGGTTCTCACTGGATCACAGAGCTTCATTTTTCAGGATCCTAGTCGGAAGAGCACTCCTGATTGGTGGGAGAAGATGTACTGAGCATTGAGATAGTGCAGGATGATTGCTCCTACTTCTCATCCAAATCCCCCTTTAGCTATAAAACCTCCCTGCAGAACTGACTTTCATGTATTGGTATGTTTGGAGAACTATACACCTCCATAAAGTAAAAAAGGAAGTAGAATAAAGGCTCATTAGGCTTAGTACTGCAAAGAGTAAAGACAAAGTAGGGTGGCAATATGAAAATGTATGATTCACTGAAGTCCATGTTTATTAGCAAGCagccttccttcccctttcttacACAGTGGTAACTTAGCCTGAATGAGGAGAGTAGAAGTTTAAGGACAGACTCAGATAGTCCAAAAATAAATATAGCGTTCTTGATCGAATTTTCTTTATGTatcttaaaatatgtttctttatgaataaagaaaatatgctgtGATATGTGTTTTCCAAGAATGAAAAGTTCTCATCTAAAGTTTTACGTAAATTCTTGATGCATTTAATGACATTCTTTTTACTTGAATCTCTTGGCTACTTGCTTTCAGCCCACTTAAGACTCACAAAAGCAGGGctagtttgtttcttttattgtttttgtggaTGTGGTTGTTGGTTGTTGTTGaacaaaagaaagtgaaaatactCTTCTGCAGTCTTCTTTAGTAGAGTAGCACAAAGAGCAGTAGCCAAAGGCTAAAGGAGTTATTGAAATTGTTCTGGCCCCACTTAGAGAAGTAAAAAAGGAAGGTAAAATTTTGGGGGAAAAACTTTCAGTTTGAAGAAAGTACACActgttttttcaattaaatttcacttACGGTTAAAGGCAAACTTAATGCACAAGATTTCATTTCCATACTTACAA is part of the Pan paniscus chromosome 13, NHGRI_mPanPan1-v2.0_pri, whole genome shotgun sequence genome and harbors:
- the LOC117979419 gene encoding basic salivary proline-rich protein 2; amino-acid sequence: MGQPPPPPPQPPLPRTPRPQPQRAGAGDGGLGTRHEGTQPPLARPLETGSLHPSVVSAEAPPPPHARRALPSVSRSSVSPQIRVGTTSPAGGFQPRRGPGRRNGTERESVPARWPGGAGLREPPARQQKRRRRQHPPRSAPALGVAAAGRHECYYSERRCRSIALSQWQGATGLILRAVRGVHLSPAASPAHPAAGTRGRASPSASGSAPRGAAAAEGRGRDGHRQVGDSWKDKAQYPVQEMGNTDI